The Microscilla marina ATCC 23134 genome has a segment encoding these proteins:
- the nrfD gene encoding NrfD/PsrC family molybdoenzyme membrane anchor subunit translates to MQVTSPVRAPLVLKKEENGQKRATTYHDITEDICRQVEAPPTNPRWLLAMLLSLAALGWGGYTLYRTWWFGLGEWGLNKTVGWAWDITNFVWWVGIGHAGTLISAILLLFRQKWRTSINRAAEAMTIFAVLCAGSFILMHMGRAWMAYWALPLPNTYGSLWVNFNSPLVWDVFAISTYLTVSVVFWYIGLIPDLATIRERAIARGDKIRAFVYGILSFGWDGSAKTWARYEEVALILAGLSTPLVLSVHTIVSMDFATSLIPGWHTTIFPPYFVAGAIFSGFAMVLTLMLITRHVFKLQAYITLEHIESMNKVIVLTGSIVGIAYLTEFFIAWYSGVEYESYAFINRAFGPYWWAYAAMMSCNVLSPQFFWFRSLRRNIYVTFILSIVVNIGMWFERFVIIVTSLHRDYLPSSWAMFYPTWVDLGDYIFTFGLFFTLFFLFAKFLPVINMAEVKAVLKSTSQTTLEKVQARSAESVASDTHQGDDK, encoded by the coding sequence ATGCAAGTAACATCACCGGTAAGAGCCCCTCTTGTATTAAAAAAAGAGGAAAACGGACAGAAACGAGCAACTACATATCACGATATTACTGAGGATATTTGTAGACAGGTGGAGGCTCCACCTACAAACCCCCGCTGGTTATTGGCTATGCTGTTGTCATTAGCAGCCTTAGGTTGGGGTGGTTATACATTATACCGCACTTGGTGGTTTGGTCTCGGAGAATGGGGACTAAACAAAACCGTTGGATGGGCGTGGGATATTACCAACTTCGTATGGTGGGTAGGTATTGGTCACGCTGGAACCCTTATTTCTGCAATTTTGCTTTTATTCCGCCAAAAATGGAGAACATCTATTAACCGGGCGGCAGAAGCAATGACCATTTTTGCGGTATTGTGTGCAGGTAGTTTTATTTTAATGCACATGGGACGTGCCTGGATGGCTTATTGGGCATTGCCTTTACCAAATACTTATGGATCGTTGTGGGTAAACTTTAACTCACCACTTGTATGGGATGTATTTGCAATTAGTACTTACCTTACTGTATCTGTAGTATTCTGGTACATAGGATTAATTCCTGATTTAGCAACTATCCGCGAAAGAGCCATTGCCCGTGGTGATAAAATTAGAGCTTTTGTATATGGTATACTAAGTTTTGGTTGGGACGGCTCAGCCAAAACCTGGGCACGATACGAAGAAGTAGCTTTGATTCTTGCTGGTTTATCTACTCCGCTGGTACTGTCTGTACACACCATTGTAAGTATGGACTTTGCCACCTCATTGATTCCTGGATGGCACACAACTATCTTCCCGCCATACTTTGTGGCTGGTGCGATCTTCTCAGGTTTTGCAATGGTACTTACCTTGATGTTAATTACTCGCCACGTATTTAAACTACAAGCTTATATTACTCTTGAGCACATCGAATCTATGAATAAGGTAATTGTTCTAACAGGTTCTATAGTAGGTATTGCTTACCTGACTGAGTTTTTTATTGCTTGGTACTCAGGGGTAGAGTATGAGTCTTATGCATTTATTAACCGTGCTTTTGGACCTTACTGGTGGGCGTATGCTGCCATGATGAGTTGTAACGTACTTTCTCCTCAATTTTTCTGGTTTAGATCACTTCGTCGTAACATTTATGTTACATTTATCCTGTCTATTGTGGTAAACATAGGTATGTGGTTTGAGCGATTTGTAATTATTGTGACTTCTTTGCACAGAGATTACTTGCCCTCAAGCTGGGCTATGTTCTATCCAACCTGGGTAGATTTAGGAGATTATATATTCACTTTCGGTTTATTCTTTACTTTGTTTTTCTTGTTCGCTAAATTTTTGCCGGTAATTAATATGGCAGAGGTAAAAGCAGTACTAAAGTCTACTTCTCAAACTACTCTTGAGAAAGTTCAGGCGCGTTCTGCTGAGAGTGTAGCAAGTGATACACATCAGGGTGATGATAAATAA
- a CDS encoding DUF3341 domain-containing protein, producing MAETKKYIVGVFDDEDVLLPAVKKIRAEGVQIHDVYTPYPVHHLDTYLGYKRTRLGKAAFLFGATGTTLAITMISYMLGFDWPMDIGGKDFLPAPNFVPVTFESTVLISALGMVGTFLVSRGLGPGKKAIMFDPRSTDDKHVMAINLDKNTKHSKEDIVAILKQNGVTEEPKEVDL from the coding sequence ATGGCAGAAACTAAAAAATATATAGTAGGGGTATTTGACGACGAAGATGTTTTGTTGCCTGCGGTAAAAAAAATACGTGCAGAAGGTGTGCAAATCCACGATGTATATACTCCTTATCCAGTTCACCACCTGGATACTTACCTGGGTTATAAAAGAACAAGACTAGGTAAAGCAGCTTTCCTTTTTGGAGCTACTGGTACTACCCTGGCAATTACAATGATTAGCTATATGCTGGGCTTTGACTGGCCAATGGATATTGGGGGTAAAGATTTTTTACCTGCACCTAACTTTGTTCCAGTTACATTTGAATCTACAGTATTAATCTCTGCATTGGGTATGGTAGGTACATTTCTGGTATCTCGTGGGCTTGGTCCTGGTAAAAAAGCTATAATGTTTGATCCTCGAAGTACAGATGACAAACACGTAATGGCGATTAACTTGGACAAAAACACCAAACACTCAAAAGAAGACATTGTGGCTATTTTGAAACAAAATGGTGTGACCGAAGAACCCAAAGAAGTGGATTTATAA
- a CDS encoding c-type cytochrome, which translates to MLLRSKKYIPLMLVLTVMVLSSCSRNPNSPGTEYAPQMYVSIPYEPYTQVKKNPLNPTGMNLRKPPEGTVARKGHYNMTVENDKGERSALLVYNFPAGEEGLKMASKVSNPLALPKDSAAIDKYVLEECQPLYERYCQHCHGATGKGDGKVNDQYKGVANLTAGAQKTNTSGHIFHVITHGKGRMWPHKQIVTPEERWKIAYYVHKLQGRLHEAVANNRSDDKAPKAKTDEDTKTDSTAKKEAKKTEPENKGH; encoded by the coding sequence ATGTTACTTAGATCAAAAAAATATATACCGTTGATGTTAGTCCTGACTGTGATGGTCTTGAGCTCTTGCTCTCGAAACCCCAACAGTCCAGGAACAGAATATGCGCCTCAAATGTATGTGTCTATTCCTTATGAGCCATATACACAGGTGAAGAAAAATCCTTTGAACCCTACTGGAATGAACTTGCGCAAGCCACCTGAAGGAACTGTGGCTCGTAAAGGACACTATAACATGACAGTAGAGAATGATAAGGGAGAAAGAAGCGCATTGTTGGTTTACAATTTCCCAGCAGGCGAAGAAGGTTTGAAAATGGCATCAAAAGTAAGCAATCCTTTGGCTTTGCCTAAAGATTCTGCGGCTATTGATAAATATGTACTCGAAGAGTGCCAGCCTTTGTACGAGCGTTATTGCCAGCACTGTCATGGTGCTACTGGTAAAGGCGATGGAAAAGTCAACGATCAGTACAAAGGGGTGGCAAATCTCACAGCTGGTGCCCAAAAAACAAATACTAGTGGGCATATCTTCCACGTGATTACACACGGTAAAGGGCGTATGTGGCCTCACAAGCAAATTGTGACTCCTGAAGAACGTTGGAAAATCGCTTATTATGTTCATAAGTTGCAAGGACGTTTGCACGAAGCAGTTGCTAATAATCGCTCTGACGACAAAGCTCCAAAGGCAAAGACAGACGAGGATACAAAAACAGATAGTACTGCTAAAAAAGAGGCTAAGAAAACTGAACCTGAAAATAAAGGACATTAA
- a CDS encoding cytochrome c oxidase subunit II: MANLILGLAIVLIFVILLMLFRIQRLVSVAKGEHKEKVDGFNNLNANLMWIFPLIGVIAAIWYSGEAAKNFLPEASSIHGQQTDSLFWSSTVVILIMFVITNAALFYFAFRYRYKKENKASFFPENHKLEIAWTITPAIILTVLVFYGNKVWWDIMGEVPKDAEVVEIVGQQFAWKTRYPGKDKKMGNYDYRLIDATNELGIDFGHKDANDDFVSGKLVLPVNRPILFKIRAKDVLHSVFAPHFRLKMDAVPGMPTQFHFTPTKTTAQMRSELGNPKFNYEIACTEICGKGHYSMRLLVEVVEEAEYKKWYASQSPFLKDNPEYKGRDLKWLRKKKNFASKKQEEKTAHAKID, encoded by the coding sequence ATGGCTAACTTGATATTGGGTCTTGCAATCGTATTAATTTTCGTGATTCTGTTAATGCTTTTCAGAATCCAAAGGTTAGTATCTGTTGCAAAAGGCGAGCATAAAGAAAAAGTAGACGGATTTAACAATCTGAATGCTAACTTGATGTGGATTTTCCCCCTAATAGGCGTAATCGCAGCAATTTGGTATTCAGGAGAGGCTGCCAAGAATTTTTTACCTGAAGCATCCTCTATACACGGACAACAAACAGATAGTTTGTTTTGGTCTTCTACTGTAGTTATCTTAATAATGTTTGTGATTACTAACGCAGCGTTGTTTTACTTTGCTTTCCGTTATCGGTACAAAAAAGAGAACAAGGCATCGTTTTTCCCTGAAAATCATAAACTGGAAATAGCTTGGACAATTACTCCTGCTATCATACTTACTGTATTGGTATTTTATGGTAATAAAGTGTGGTGGGACATTATGGGAGAAGTTCCAAAAGATGCTGAAGTTGTAGAAATAGTAGGGCAGCAATTTGCCTGGAAAACCCGTTATCCTGGCAAGGATAAGAAAATGGGTAATTATGACTATCGTTTGATTGATGCCACCAATGAATTAGGCATCGACTTTGGACACAAAGATGCAAACGATGACTTTGTGAGTGGTAAGCTTGTATTACCTGTAAATCGTCCAATTCTTTTTAAGATTAGAGCTAAAGATGTGTTGCACAGTGTTTTTGCACCCCATTTTCGCTTAAAAATGGATGCTGTACCAGGGATGCCCACCCAGTTTCATTTTACCCCAACTAAAACAACTGCACAAATGCGATCTGAATTAGGCAACCCTAAATTTAACTACGAGATTGCTTGTACAGAGATTTGCGGAAAGGGGCACTACAGTATGCGCTTGTTGGTAGAGGTTGTTGAAGAAGCTGAGTATAAGAAATGGTACGCATCTCAATCTCCTTTCCTCAAGGATAACCCTGAGTATAAAGGGAGAGATTTAAAATGGCTGCGCAAGAAAAAGAATTTTGCCAGCAAAAAGCAGGAAGAAAAAACAGCGCACGCTAAAATTGACTAG